The following DNA comes from Teredinibacter haidensis.
CTGGACATATTAACCAGAATTCAAATCAGGGCGATTACGCAGTGCCCTGCTGGGCAGACAGTGGCTGCAATTATTCCCTGGATGTCACCAAAGGTTGGTACGACGCCGGCGATCACGGTAAGTATGTGGTGAATGGCGGAATTTCCGTTTGGAAATTACTTAACATGTATGAACGCGCACTGCACATCAGTGGTAGCGCAAGTAAATTTGCCGATGGCACATTAAACATTCCGGAAAGTGGGAACGGCGTTGCCGATATTCTCGACGAAGCCCGCTGGCAAATGGAATTTTTAATGGCAATGCAAGTACCTGAAGGCGAAGGCAAAGCCGGTATGGCACACCACAAAATGCACGACGTCGGCTGGACAGGTTTACCTCTAGCGCCACACGAAGACAGTAACGAGCGCGCACTGGTACCACCCTCGGTCACCGCTACCCTTAACCTCGCCGCGACGGGTGCACAGTGTGCCCGCCTGTTCGCCGAGATAGACTCAGGCTTTGCCGAACAGTGTTTAGATTCCGCAAAACTCGCCTGGGATGCTGCACTGCAAAACCCCAACGAGACCTATAGCGGTGGTTATGATCAAGGCGGTGGAGGATACGGCGACAGCGAGCCCGCAGATGAATTTTTTTGGGCCGCAGCTGAGCTGTATATCACCACGGGCGACAGCCAATACCGTTCAACGATTGATAACTACACCATCTCCGCCACCGATTGGGCCTGGCCAGATACTGAACTGCCCGGTTTAATGTCACTGGCTATCGTTCCCACTAGTCATACCGCCAGCTTGAGCACCAGCGCCCGCCAAAAGCTGGTCGACATTGCCGATGGCCACGTCGCAACCATTAATAGTAACGGCTATATGGTCCCCAGCACCGATGAGGAGTATTACTGGGGTTCCAATAATATTGTTGCTAACAAGATGGCCTTAATTGGCTTGGCCTATGACTTTACCGGCGATGACATCTACGGCAAAGCCTTCTCCAAATCCATGGACTATCTGTTCGGCAACAACACCCTGTCTTTCTCGTTTATTTCGGGTCATGGTGAAGATGCACTAACAGAACCACATCACCGCTTCTGGGCGGGAACTCTGAATGGCAGCTATCCTTGGGCTCCCCCCGGTGCTTTATCCGGCGGACCAAACGATGGCCTAGAAGATGATACGGCAGCAGCAGCGCTGGCAAGTTGTGGCTCCATACCCGCAAGCTGCTTTATGGACAGTATCGATTCCTGGTCCACTAACGAGATCACCATTAATTGGAACAGTGCGCTTGCCTGGGTGCTAGCGTTTTACGATGACTATGCCGATTCAAATAGCAGCTCCAGCTCGTCTTCGAGTTCCAGTTCTAGCAGCTCGTCTTCTAGCTCCAGCAGTTCTTCTTCTAGCTCCAGTTCTAGCAGTTCTTCTTCTAGCTCCAGTTCTAGCAGCTCTTCTTCTAGCTCCAGCAGCTCATCATCGTCCAGCAGCGTCGGCGTTTGTGTCGATATGTGCAAGTGGTACCAAGACGATCCTCGCCCTCTCTGCGAGAACCAGAGCAGTGGTTGGGGTTGGGAGAATCAACAGAGCTGTATAGGTATTACAACCTGCGAAAGCCAAAGTGGTGATGGTGGTGTCGTTACCACTTGCACCGATACCAGCTCATCCAGCAGTAGTTCGTCTTCTAGCAGCTCTAGCTCGTCCAGTAGTAGCTCGTCCAGCAGTAGTTCGTCTTCTAGCAGCTCTAGCTCGTCCAGCAGTAGTTCGTCGTCTAGCAGCTCATCCAGCAGTAGTAGCTCATCGTCTAGCAGCTCTTCATCTCAGCCCCCTGGCGGAGTGGTTTGTGAAGTGACCTATATGAATCAGTGGGGAAGCGGTTACCAGATCAATGTGGATGTCACCAATAATGGTGATTCAGCTATTTCGGCTTGGACCGTTGAACTGGACTTCGGTGAAGATCCACAATCGACCAACAGCTGGAACGCCTCCCTATCCGAAACTGGCAACACCATTTCTGCCAGTAACATCGGTTGGAATGGTAACCTCAGTGCTGGCCAATCCACATCTTTCGGTATGCAGGGAAATTCCGATGGATCTCTCAACACTCCAACGTGTGTAGGCCTCTAACAAAAATCCCGACGTAAGAACCATTGAAAGCCATAAAACCCCGTAGCTCTGCTGCGGGGTTTTTCTTTATCGATCACACAACACCTGGGCCAATGTCGCACTCCCGACACAAGCATGACTAATGTCTGTGAGCTGCCGTACAACGTCTGCCCCACCCATTTAATTTTTCTAATAAAAACAACGAGTTAATACTACGGCATACAGTTTGCAAATATCCGTTTGAAACACCAAGCACCCAGAGTTACAGGCAGCAGACGTAAACGGAGACCATATATGCAACTCGAAGTTATTGGGCAGAGTAATGATGGGGGCTGCCCCTCCAGCGGATGCGGTAGTCGTGACGACCAGCTATCCCAACTGCCGCAACACATACAAGACAAAGTTCAAAATCACCCCTGTTTTTCCGAAGACGCACACCATTACTTTGCGCGTATGCATGTCGCCGTTGCACCGGCGTGTAATATTCAATGCCACTACTGTAACCGCAAGTACGACTGTTCCAACGAAAGCCGTCCGGGAGTTGTTTCCGAAGTATTGACGCCCGAGCAGGCGGTAATGAAAGTCAAAGCTGTTGCGGCCACAATCCCGCAAATGACGGTACTGGGTATCGCTGGCCCCGGCGACCCTCTGGCTAACCCAGAACGCACCTTCAGTACCTTCCGCCAGCTTAGCGCTGAAACACCCGATATTAAATTGTGCGTATCCACTAATGGCTTAGCGTTACCCGAATCGGTAGAAGAATTAGTCAAGCATAATATCGACCATGTCACCATTACAATTAACTGCGTTGACCCGAAAGTTGGCGCCAAAATTTACCCTTGGATTTTTTGGAATAACCAGCGAATCTATGGCGAAAAAGGCGCGAAAATATTAATCGAGCAACAACAAAAAGGCCTAGAAATGCTTGCTGAACGCGGCATCCTGGTAAAAGTTAACTCGGTAATGATTCCAGGAGTAAATGATCAACACCTCAAAGAAGTGAGCGACATTGTGAGATCAAAAGGTGCTTTTGTACATAATGTTATGCCCTTAATTGCCGAAGCAAAACACGGTACGTTCTACGGAATCATGGGGCAGCGCAGCCCCAGCGACGAAGAACTACAGGCATTACAGGACGATTGTGGCGGCGATATGAATATGATGCGGCACTGCCGCCAATGCCGCGCAGACGCCGTCGGCCTTCTGGGGGAGGACCGAGGCGAAGAATTTACCTTGGAAAAAATTGAATCCATGGAGATTGATTATGAAGCCGCAATGAAAACCCGTGCAGACATTCATAAAAACATTCTTGAAGAACTGGCCGAAAAACAGGTACAAAAAAAACGTTTATTAACCATTTTCGTTCCCTCCATATCCCCCAACATTTCAACCCGTTATCGCCCGGCGCTCATGGCAATCGCCACCGCTGGTGGTGGGATTATCAATCAACACTTTGGCCACGCGAGAGAATTTTTGGTTTACGAAGCCTCACCCAACGGCGTACGTTTTATCGGTCATCGAAATGTCGATCAATATTGTATTGGCAACGATACCTGCGGTGAAAAAGAAAGCGCATTAGATAAAGCCATTCGCTCGCTTAAGGGATGCGAAGCCGTTCTGTGCTCCAAAATCGGGTTTGAACCCTGGGAAGGATTAGAACAAGCAGGCATTAAACCCAATGGCGAACACGCGATGGAACCCATTGAAGAGGCCGTTTTGGAGGTTTACCAGGAAATGATTGAGCGAGGGGAATTAGATAAACCTAAACCTCAATTGAAGGTGGGCGCGTAACTCGCGTTTGCGAAGGAATCCCATATGGCTTTTGAAATAGTAGACCTGTGTGTCAATTGCTGGGCCTGTGTCGATGTTTGCCCAAGCTCGGCAATTTACCAGACAGAACCCCATTTTTTAATTGATGAGAAAAAGTGTACTGAATGTGACGGCGAATTTTTCCACCCCCAGTGCGCATCCATCTGCCCAATAGAATCAGCCATACTCGACGCCAACGGCGCAGCATTAAATCCTCCGGGCTCACTTACCGGAATAGCTCCGAAAATGCTGCAAGAAGCAATGCTAAAAATTCAAGCGCGTTAGGCTTTATATATAATTAAGCTGTTATTTTTTGAAAAGCCTGGGTGTACCAGGAACGCGAAACGGAAAGAGCTGTTAACCGAAATCGGCATTAAATTCCAAGCTCGCAATATTTCATTGGAGCCCTGGATCAAACATCGGCTGCTCTCTTTTTTTGTAAGCACGGAGGTTAAAGAATGGTTCAACCCCCATACTACAGCGATAGAAGAAGGCAATATCAACCCGTTATCAATAGGCGATGAAGAAGCCAGTCCCTCTATGATTCGAGACCCGTTACTTATTCGTCGACCACTCTTTGAGCTGGGGTCGGAACGTTGGTGCGGCTTTGATTGGAGAAAATTGGAAACCTACCTGCATACAAACATCGAACCAAAGCAGGTGGCGTTTAACAACGGGTGCTCTAGGCAATAGGCTTCAACCGATGCCAGACCACAAAGGCCAAAAGGTGTTATGAACACGCTAGCAAGAACTTTATTAACGGATATCTTTCCACCTAACACGGACACTTTTGTCGACATAATATCTGCTCAGCGAGCTGGAGCTTCCTGCCTGCCAAATACTTTGGGATTGGCAAGCGAACAGTATAAGACTCTAATACACCGCCACCTGCCAGGCATTGATCAATTAGGACTGGCGCGCAACGAACACGTATGGGAAAACGGTGAAATTCGTCAAGAACTTCTGGATCTCAAGCTTGAAGAGATACAAGAGTTAACGCAACTATTACTGAAGCACCGCAAACAGAAAGACATTTCGGAAGAGTGGTTAGCCTCTATCCTTTCTGCAGGCTGCATGGGGAACAGTCATTTATGGAGGGATCTTGGTTTGCCCTCCAGAGACCATCTAAAAGCCCTCATTCGAACCAATTTTCCAACTCTTGCAGATCTTAATACTCAAAATATGCGCTGGAAAAAATTTTTTTATAAACAGCTGTGTGAACAACAAGGGCACTACCTCTGCCGCTCGCCCAGCTGTGATATTTGTCCAAGTCACGAAGAATGTTTTGGCGAAGAATAATGCGTGATTGCCACTCAAAATTTATTTAAAAAACCAACATTCTAAAATAAAAACAGCCACACAGATTATCTAACGACTCATAAAAGGAGAGAACAATGGCTACTGTCTATTTCAGTTCGCCCATATTACACAAAAATGTAAAAGTCGAAGCGACGGCAGGAAAGCGCAACACTCTGCTCGGCGTAGCAAAAGAACACAATATTAAAATCCCCTGTGAATGTGAAAATGGCGAATGTGGATCCTGTCTAGTAAAAGTCACTCACTTAGACGGCAGTCGCATAAAAGGCGTTACGCTAACCGACAAAGAGCGCATTGTACTTAAGTCCATCGGCAAACTGCCCCCTAATGAAGAGGAGCGAGCACTGGTAAAAGATATCCCCCCCACCTACCGATTGGCCTGCCAGACGATTGTAACGGATGAGGATTTATTGGTGGAGTTTACGGGGGAGCCTGGGGGAGCTTAACCCAGGTAGGCGTACGTGCAGTTCCAGCTTTTCACGCGTAAGTAACAACATCTACGCATTCACTGGCGTATAGGCGTTTGCTCTTTCACTTGGCAAGCTGCGGGTTTTGTATCGAACGCAAAGGGTTTTCTTTTGATTGTGGCTTTATATGGCTGACTGACGGCCGCTCCATCGAGAGGGGAGGCCTATGCCCGGTGTTTGTAACTGTGCGGTATTGATGCCGCGTCGTGGTGCATAAGATCGAATCTAAGTTTTTGATGCGCCGAATCACACGAACAACGAGTACAGGTAAACGTGGGCTTTCGCTCTCTTTTATATGCATAAAAAAACCGCCACTTGGGCGGTTTTCTTTGTATGGCGGTGAGGGAGGGAGTCGAACCCTCGAAGACTTGCGCCTTACACACTTTCCAGGCGTGCTCCTTCGGCCACTCGGACACCTCACCGTATTTCACTCTCTTGGGACTACACCCCAGAAGGCGGCACACTCTACACAAACAAGGCATTAAAGGCAATCACCTATCTCCCACAAAATAAGTAACAGCACTGGTTTTTAGCAACAATCCACGTATTAATGCGCATTTTTTATGCCATTAAGATCGATTTTGCCGAATTTGTAGGCCATACTCTGTCATAGCGCACCAATAGACAGTTGAGGTTCTGCAAATGCAGTCATCCAGTATCTACCTTATCGCGATAGCGGAAATCGCTGCGTGCCTTCTATTAGTGTGTGTTTTTCTGGTATTTCAAAACAGATCGCTAAAAGGACTGGTGTCTAAACTCCAGGCTCGGATGGAACAGCTGGTTAAAGACTTAAAAGCCGCCAGGGCCGCAGCCAAATCTCGCAAAGCTGACGATTCAAAAACGACAGACAGTCATAACGACAGCTATAAGCAGATGCTTAACAAACAGTTGGGGATGATACGCGAACATCACCAGCGATTAGATGCAAGCCAGGATATCGCTCTAGATCTCGACCCGGAAACCCCTCTCCCCCGTCGTGTTGCCGCACTTCGCTACGCCCTGCTGCAAGCGGAAAAGGAAGCCACGGCCAATAAACTTATTGACCACGCCGATTGGAAGCTCCTACAGACGCGCTATGAACAAATTTTCGATTTCCATCGAGACTATGCACCTAAGGCAGCCGAGGCGCCTGCCGCCCAGGAAACCGCCATCCACGATACCGAGCAACTGGATTCACTCCGGGAAGAGCTCACCAGCGCGAAGAAGCGCATTAGCAATCTGGAACGATTTAAGGCACTTTACTTCGATCTAGAGGCTAAGTGGGAGTCCTGTAAGGATAATGCCCGCAGCCACTATAACGAAATCACTGAGCTAGCCGCTAAGACAGACCATTCTGAAGCCATTGAGACCGCGCTGATGGCTTACCAATCCAACTATAGCGATTTGGGAGCATTAATTGAGGGTGGAATTGAGGGCTCGTCGATCCTGCAAAGCAAAGCTTCCAACGAAGATAGCAGTAGCGAAATCCGCCATTTACGGGCGGTTGCGGCAGACCAGCACAAAATCATCAACGAGCTTCAAAGGAAATTACGGACGGCCTCTTCAGCAGAAGAAAAAGAGATAATCGTAGGAGAATTGCAGGATCAGCTACAAAAGCAAATACGTTTTGTGCAGGAGTCTGAAACCTGCATACAGCTACTGGAAGATGAGCTGTCAACATCCCACAAAGAGCTAGAACAGTTGCGCGCTCGTCTAAATCAGTTACCACAACTTAAAACCGATATTGTGACCCTACGCGACCAAAACGATGATTATGAAATGCAGATTACCGCAACCAAATCAGAAAACCGCCGCCTGCAATCCAGGATGAAAGAGCTGGAATCTGCCCCTCCCGGCGATAATGATCAAGCCCGTAAATTGAAGAAGGAACTGATAGAGCTTGAATCTCGCTACGTAGAACTTGAAGAGAAGTTCCTCGACTTGAAGCTTGGCCAATAATTGTTCTACATCGTTTTAAAGCAATAGTTCGGGCTTGAGCTATTGTTGCATCCCGCACTGATGGATAAAATACCCCTCTGTTTAACACTGGCCTGCCACCGACCACCACTGGTTTGTGCGCACCAAACAAAAACACTCTAGGATAATAAATGGCCGAGCCTCAACAACAGGTCTCAGATAAACTCGCAGCAGATTTCTCTCTCAGACAAAACGATATTCGTACCCTTATCTGTTTCGCCGCAGCCGGAACCCTTATGGTCAACTGGGATTGGCCCGCGATACCGCTAATTGACGCCGCTGTCTGCATTGGCATTCTATTTTACGCGGTTGCAACCTACGTCTGGCTGAGAAAGACGCTTTACGACACCGCGCACGGACAGCTTTTTGACAAAATAATGACTGTCGACGCCTTCATTATCGGCATTGTGCTCGGCCTAACCAACTTCAGTATTCTGCCCACTTTTCTTTTTGTTACCATGATCCAGTTTAATGCCCTGATTAACGGCGGCACAAAAAAATGGATGATCGATAACCTAGCATTTGTCGGCGGTGTTGGCGTTACGTTTTTACTCCGTGACCCCCAGTGGGTTCTTTCAGATAGACTGGAAGTAAGTATTGTCAGCCTAATCGGCATTTTCACTTACTTCTGTGCTTACGCCATTTTTGTTCATACTCGCATTCGCAAGCTCGATATGCTCTCCAAAAAGCTGGTGAACGAGCAAACGCTCTACAAACTTCGAACCTACAAGCTGGCTCGCTACCTAACGCCCACCGTGTGGAGAGCGGTCAATGAAGGCCGAGAGGAAACCCTGGCTTCTGAGCGCAAACGCATCACCGTTTTTTTCTCGGACATCCGGGGCTTTAGCTCGCTCGCGGAAGAGCTGGAAGCCGAAACGCTCACGGATCTACTTAACACCTATCTGACGGAAATGGTCACCATCGCGACCAAGCACCGTGGCACTATCGATAAGTTTATGGGTGATGCGATCATGGTCATCTTTGGCGATACCCGAAGCGAGGGTTTAAAGGCCGATTGTGTGCGCTGCCTCTCCATGGCGATCGAAATGCGTAAAAAAATGAAAGAACTGCAAACGCTTTGGTACAACCAAGGAATCAAAAAGCCACTACAAATACGTATGGGTATCAACACCGGCTACTGCACTGTTGGCTCATTCGGCACCACTCAATATATGGATTACACCGTACTGGGTACCCATGTAAACCTCGCCAGCCGATTGGAGTCGGCAGCACACCCAGGAGAAATTCTAATCTCCCACGAAACCTGGTCACTGGTGAAGGATGTGATTATGTGTCGTGATAAAGGTGAGATTAAAGCCAAGGGTTTCGCTCACCCCATTAAGGTGTATCAAGTTGTAGACTTCCGTAAAGATCTGGGGCGCCACCAAAGCTATTACGAAGAAAACCGTGAAGGCTTCTCCATGCATATGGATTTGGACAAAATTAAGAACTACGACAAAGAACGGGTAATTGAAACCCTTGAAGTTGCCACAGAGCGCCTGAGGGGAAAGGTGATCAAATAAGCTCGCTACTGCCTGGGGATACGAGCAGCCGACAAGGCAGCCGGTAACTGTGACCCCAGATCTCCCGTTGCACGATAGGGGTTAATATCCAGCCCACCGCGACGGGTGTAGCGTGCGTACACAGCTAATGATTCAAACTTCCCTGCCGCCATAAGATCACAAAAAATTTTCTCTACACAGTTTTCGTGGAAATCCTGGTGCTGCCTAAACGACACCACATACTTCAGCCAACTTTCGGGCGACAGCTCTCGGCCCGAGCATGAAATCCAAACGGTTGCCCAATCGGGTTGGCCGGTAACCGGACAGTTACTTTTTAGCAGGTGGCTATATAAAACTTGGCCTTGCACCGCCTGCGCACCAAACGTCAAAAGCTCAGGAACGGGCTGGTAGGCATCAATTTGCACATTTAGAGTATCAACACAGATCCCCGGCAGTGGCCGTTCATTTTTCTGGTACCTATCGATATCAAAAATATCCACCTGTACATCTCCCCCACAGGCGCTAGATAAATCTGACTGTAGGAGGCTTAGCACACGCTGCCGGTCGGTAAAGGTCGTTTGGTTAAACGAGTTTAAATAGTATTTAAAGGATTTAGATTCAATAATCGCGCAGCTATCCGCAGGAAAACTAAATTCCGCAATAGCCACTTCTGGCTTGCCGCCCTTTCCCAACCAGGACAACTCATACGCCGTCCATAGGTCAACGCCAACAAAAGGCATTTCTTCCCGCCCAACCAAAGACATGCGGGATTGTTGACGCGCAATGGGCTCCAGCAAACCTGGATTATATCGTGCGGAATAAGGGGCGCTCTCGCCCAGTTTTACCAAACTCATCATTCACTCACCGTTAACTTCGCAGTTTTTTCCCATATTCCAGCAGGTATAAGCTATAAGCCAACAAAATCACCAGGAAGGTAATAATCCCAAAAAAGGCACCGCCAATGCTGACATCAGACACGCCCAAAATGCCATAGCGAAACGCATTCACCATGTACAGTATGGGGTTGAGCTTAGAGACACCCTGCCAGAAATCCGATAACAAACTAATAGAATAGAAGACTCCGCCTAAGTAGGTCATAGGAGTCAAAACAAAGGTCGGAATAATAGAAATATCATCAAATGAATTGGCAAAAATGGCATTGATCATACCTGCAATAGAAAACAGGATGGCCGTTAATAAAATAACGGTAATAGTGACCAACGGGTTGTGGATCTGCAAGTCGGTAAAAAACAGGGAAATACAGGTTACAATACCACCAACTAACAAACCACGTAGCGAGCCGCCACAAACATATCCTGCAAGAATTATATAGTTCGGCGTTGGACTAACCTGTAACTCCTCAATGCTTTTGGTAAATTTCGCAGAATAGAAGGACGACACGACGTTGGAATAGGAGTTATTAATAACCGCCATCATAATCAGGCCCGGAACAACAAAAGACATATAATCAAAGCCGCCCATATCGCCAATACGCGAACCAATTAAATTGCCGAAAATCACAAAATACAAAGCCATTGTAATCACTGGCGGTATTAACGTTTGCACCCAGATGCGGGTAAAACGGCGAATTTCCTTGCGAACAATGGTCGAGAAGGCGATATATTGCTGTTGTGCGTTCATGTACTCTTACTCCCCTTTTCCGTTGTTGCTTACCAGCTCGACAAACAGTTCTTCCAAGCGGTTCACTTTATTACGCATACTGATTACATCAATATTCTGGCTCGACAATTGGGAAAACAGGTCATTCAATGAACGCCCACTTTCGACAGAAACTTCCAGAGTAGACTCGTCAGAGCGAGTCACATCGTAGTTATCGACAACCGGAGCTTTGACCATAGACTGTGCAACATCCAACACGAACGTTTCTTTGTTTAACTGTTTTAGCAGCGCTTTAACACTGGTATTTTCCACAATATCACCTTCATTAATAATGGCGACATTGCGACACAGACTTTCAGCTTCTTCCAGATAGTGGGTAGTCAGAATAATCGTTGTACCCGAGGCATTAATTTCCTTCAGAAATTCCCACATACTCCGGCGCAGCTCTATATCCACACCCGCAGTAGGCTCATCTAGAATCAGTAACTGCGGCTCATGTACCAGTGCACGAGCAATCATTAAACGGCGCTTCATACCTCCGCTTAAATGCCGCCCTTGGTCAAACCGCTTACCCCACAAACCGAGTCGGGTTAAATAGGTTTCGGCCCGCTGCTCAGCTAAAGCTGGCGGCAATCCGTAGTAGCCCGCCTGATTGGTGACAATATCCTTCACCCTCTCAAACATATTGAAATTAAATTCCTGAGGAACCAAGCCCAGATACTGCTTGGCGGTAACAAAGCTGGTATCAATGTCGTGCCCAAAAATGGAAACCTTACCGGCCGTTTTTCGAATGAGAGAACAAAGAATCCCAATGGTGGTAGACTTACCAGCCCCATTGGGGCCCAGTAGAGCAAAAAAATCTCCGCGCTCTACTTTAAGGTCTATACCTTTTAGAGCTTCGAACGATTCTCCGTAGGTTTTCTTCAAACCCTTAATATTAAGCGCCAAGTGGGCGCCACTATTTTCATTAGACATAGTCAGGTAAAGTCTCCATGAATCAACAATTAGGTGCAGAGTATCAGAATTTCCATAAGCAGCTTATAACAGCGTTGCTGAATAAGATAAAAGCTCAATCGCCTTTTGTGGAAACAGAGAATACTACGCCAGACGCGGAAGATGTGCTGTTTCTTGAACGCTTTGAAACACTGCGATGTGATCTCAATGCTTCAGAGCAGGGCTACCCCCTAGGGCAATGGGTCATTACTACCATTGTTTCACGCTACCCGCACATTACGCCCCAGGTTTCTCGCGATCTTTTCTGGTTTTTCGGCGGTGACTGCCTGCATTACCTTACCGATGAAGAAATCAAGAAATTTCAGCGCCTCGATGAAGTTTTTCACACCCAAGAC
Coding sequences within:
- the queF gene encoding NADPH-dependent 7-cyano-7-deazaguanine reductase QueF (Catalyzes the NADPH-dependent reduction of 7-cyano-7-deazaguanine (preQ0) to 7-aminomethyl-7-deazaguanine (preQ1) in queuosine biosynthesis); its protein translation is MSLVKLGESAPYSARYNPGLLEPIARQQSRMSLVGREEMPFVGVDLWTAYELSWLGKGGKPEVAIAEFSFPADSCAIIESKSFKYYLNSFNQTTFTDRQRVLSLLQSDLSSACGGDVQVDIFDIDRYQKNERPLPGICVDTLNVQIDAYQPVPELLTFGAQAVQGQVLYSHLLKSNCPVTGQPDWATVWISCSGRELSPESWLKYVVSFRQHQDFHENCVEKIFCDLMAAGKFESLAVYARYTRRGGLDINPYRATGDLGSQLPAALSAARIPRQ
- a CDS encoding glycoside hydrolase family 9 protein — encoded protein: MRIPSIPFHRPMKKLLESSLAVAVASALVVSSAHAEVGNPRVNQVGYLPNSAKVASYAASTNSAQSWELRQNGNVVANGTSTPNGTDSSSGENIHHIDFSSVTATGSNFTLHVGGDESYAFDISADTFSPVLYDSIRYFYHNRSGIEIETQYTGGGNGSYAANSQWARPAGHINQNSNQGDYAVPCWADSGCNYSLDVTKGWYDAGDHGKYVVNGGISVWKLLNMYERALHISGSASKFADGTLNIPESGNGVADILDEARWQMEFLMAMQVPEGEGKAGMAHHKMHDVGWTGLPLAPHEDSNERALVPPSVTATLNLAATGAQCARLFAEIDSGFAEQCLDSAKLAWDAALQNPNETYSGGYDQGGGGYGDSEPADEFFWAAAELYITTGDSQYRSTIDNYTISATDWAWPDTELPGLMSLAIVPTSHTASLSTSARQKLVDIADGHVATINSNGYMVPSTDEEYYWGSNNIVANKMALIGLAYDFTGDDIYGKAFSKSMDYLFGNNTLSFSFISGHGEDALTEPHHRFWAGTLNGSYPWAPPGALSGGPNDGLEDDTAAAALASCGSIPASCFMDSIDSWSTNEITINWNSALAWVLAFYDDYADSNSSSSSSSSSSSSSSSSSSSSSSSSSSSSSSSSSSSSSSSSSSSSSSSSSSSVGVCVDMCKWYQDDPRPLCENQSSGWGWENQQSCIGITTCESQSGDGGVVTTCTDTSSSSSSSSSSSSSSSSSSSSSSSSSSSSSSSSSSSSSSSSSSSSSSSSSSSSSSQPPGGVVCEVTYMNQWGSGYQINVDVTNNGDSAISAWTVELDFGEDPQSTNSWNASLSETGNTISASNIGWNGNLSAGQSTSFGMQGNSDGSLNTPTCVGL
- a CDS encoding ABC transporter ATP-binding protein — encoded protein: MSNENSGAHLALNIKGLKKTYGESFEALKGIDLKVERGDFFALLGPNGAGKSTTIGILCSLIRKTAGKVSIFGHDIDTSFVTAKQYLGLVPQEFNFNMFERVKDIVTNQAGYYGLPPALAEQRAETYLTRLGLWGKRFDQGRHLSGGMKRRLMIARALVHEPQLLILDEPTAGVDIELRRSMWEFLKEINASGTTIILTTHYLEEAESLCRNVAIINEGDIVENTSVKALLKQLNKETFVLDVAQSMVKAPVVDNYDVTRSDESTLEVSVESGRSLNDLFSQLSSQNIDVISMRNKVNRLEELFVELVSNNGKGE
- a CDS encoding 4Fe-4S binding protein → MAFEIVDLCVNCWACVDVCPSSAIYQTEPHFLIDEKKCTECDGEFFHPQCASICPIESAILDANGAALNPPGSLTGIAPKMLQEAMLKIQAR
- a CDS encoding nitrogen fixation protein NifQ is translated as MNTLARTLLTDIFPPNTDTFVDIISAQRAGASCLPNTLGLASEQYKTLIHRHLPGIDQLGLARNEHVWENGEIRQELLDLKLEEIQELTQLLLKHRKQKDISEEWLASILSAGCMGNSHLWRDLGLPSRDHLKALIRTNFPTLADLNTQNMRWKKFFYKQLCEQQGHYLCRSPSCDICPSHEECFGEE
- a CDS encoding adenylate/guanylate cyclase domain-containing protein, which encodes MAEPQQQVSDKLAADFSLRQNDIRTLICFAAAGTLMVNWDWPAIPLIDAAVCIGILFYAVATYVWLRKTLYDTAHGQLFDKIMTVDAFIIGIVLGLTNFSILPTFLFVTMIQFNALINGGTKKWMIDNLAFVGGVGVTFLLRDPQWVLSDRLEVSIVSLIGIFTYFCAYAIFVHTRIRKLDMLSKKLVNEQTLYKLRTYKLARYLTPTVWRAVNEGREETLASERKRITVFFSDIRGFSSLAEELEAETLTDLLNTYLTEMVTIATKHRGTIDKFMGDAIMVIFGDTRSEGLKADCVRCLSMAIEMRKKMKELQTLWYNQGIKKPLQIRMGINTGYCTVGSFGTTQYMDYTVLGTHVNLASRLESAAHPGEILISHETWSLVKDVIMCRDKGEIKAKGFAHPIKVYQVVDFRKDLGRHQSYYEENREGFSMHMDLDKIKNYDKERVIETLEVATERLRGKVIK
- a CDS encoding 2Fe-2S iron-sulfur cluster-binding protein; its protein translation is MATVYFSSPILHKNVKVEATAGKRNTLLGVAKEHNIKIPCECENGECGSCLVKVTHLDGSRIKGVTLTDKERIVLKSIGKLPPNEEERALVKDIPPTYRLACQTIVTDEDLLVEFTGEPGGA
- the nifB gene encoding nitrogenase cofactor biosynthesis protein NifB, whose translation is MQLEVIGQSNDGGCPSSGCGSRDDQLSQLPQHIQDKVQNHPCFSEDAHHYFARMHVAVAPACNIQCHYCNRKYDCSNESRPGVVSEVLTPEQAVMKVKAVAATIPQMTVLGIAGPGDPLANPERTFSTFRQLSAETPDIKLCVSTNGLALPESVEELVKHNIDHVTITINCVDPKVGAKIYPWIFWNNQRIYGEKGAKILIEQQQKGLEMLAERGILVKVNSVMIPGVNDQHLKEVSDIVRSKGAFVHNVMPLIAEAKHGTFYGIMGQRSPSDEELQALQDDCGGDMNMMRHCRQCRADAVGLLGEDRGEEFTLEKIESMEIDYEAAMKTRADIHKNILEELAEKQVQKKRLLTIFVPSISPNISTRYRPALMAIATAGGGIINQHFGHAREFLVYEASPNGVRFIGHRNVDQYCIGNDTCGEKESALDKAIRSLKGCEAVLCSKIGFEPWEGLEQAGIKPNGEHAMEPIEEAVLEVYQEMIERGELDKPKPQLKVGA
- a CDS encoding ABC transporter permease — its product is MNAQQQYIAFSTIVRKEIRRFTRIWVQTLIPPVITMALYFVIFGNLIGSRIGDMGGFDYMSFVVPGLIMMAVINNSYSNVVSSFYSAKFTKSIEELQVSPTPNYIILAGYVCGGSLRGLLVGGIVTCISLFFTDLQIHNPLVTITVILLTAILFSIAGMINAIFANSFDDISIIPTFVLTPMTYLGGVFYSISLLSDFWQGVSKLNPILYMVNAFRYGILGVSDVSIGGAFFGIITFLVILLAYSLYLLEYGKKLRS